Genomic segment of Streptomyces zhihengii:
CGACGACGGGATCGCGTTCTTCAAGTAGGGGCCGTCGGGCAAGCGCCCCTTCGCACAGGGGCGCCGCTGCCTACACTGGGGGGCGTGGTGAGCACCGACTGGAAGAGTGATCTGCGGCAGCGCGGCTACCGGCTGACCCCGCAGCGCCAGCTTGTCCTCGAAGCCGTCGACACGCTCGAACACGCCACCCCGGACGACATCCTCGGCGAGGTCCGCAAGACCGCGTCGGGGGTCAACATCTCCACGGTCTACCGGACGCTGGAGCTGCTGGAGGAACTGGGGCTGGTCTCGCACGCCCACCTCGGGCACGGCGCCCCCACGTACCACCTGGCCGACCGGCACCACCATCTGCACCTGGTGTGCCGGGACTGCACCGAGGTGATCGAGGCGGATGTGACGGTGGCGGCCGAGTTCACCGAGAAGCTGCGGCGGCAGTTCGGGTTCGACACCGACATGAAGCACTTCGCGATCTTCGGCAGGTGCGGGGACTGCGCCGAGGGGAAGCCGCCTACCGGGTCGTAGGCTTGTCGCATGAAGAGCCCTCTCCTGTCCCAGCCCGGCGCGGTGCCGGCCGAGGGACGCGACGAAGGGGTCGCCGCCCACTACGGCGACCTGTTCCGTGAGCAGCGCGCACTCGCCGACGGCAAGGGGCTGGTCGACCTCTCGCACCGCGGTGTGCTCACCGTCACCGGCGACGACCGGCTGAGCTGGCTGCATCTGCTGCTCACCCAGCATGTGAGCGACCTGCCCGCGGGGCGGGCCACCGAGGCGCTGATCCTCTCCGCGAACGGGCACATCGAGCACGCCCTCTACCTCGTGGACGACGGCACGACGGTCTGGGCGCACGTGGAGCCGGACACCCAGGAGGCGCTGATCGCCTATCTGGAGTCGATGAAGTTCTTCTACCGGGTCGAGGTCGCCGACCGCACCGACGACTTCGCCGTCGTCCATCTGCCCGCCGGCTCCATCGCCACCGTGCCCGACGGCGTGGTCGTCCGGGAGACCGCGCACGGCCGCGACCTCTTCCTGCCGCGCGCCGACCTGGAGTCGTACGCGGCCGGACACGGCCCGCTCGCGGGCATCCTGGCGTACGAGGCGCTGCGGATCGAGGGGCACCGGCCGCGGCTGGGCTTCGAGACCGACCACCG
This window contains:
- a CDS encoding Fur family transcriptional regulator; protein product: MVSTDWKSDLRQRGYRLTPQRQLVLEAVDTLEHATPDDILGEVRKTASGVNISTVYRTLELLEELGLVSHAHLGHGAPTYHLADRHHHLHLVCRDCTEVIEADVTVAAEFTEKLRRQFGFDTDMKHFAIFGRCGDCAEGKPPTGS
- the ygfZ gene encoding CAF17-like 4Fe-4S cluster assembly/insertion protein YgfZ, whose protein sequence is MKSPLLSQPGAVPAEGRDEGVAAHYGDLFREQRALADGKGLVDLSHRGVLTVTGDDRLSWLHLLLTQHVSDLPAGRATEALILSANGHIEHALYLVDDGTTVWAHVEPDTQEALIAYLESMKFFYRVEVADRTDDFAVVHLPAGSIATVPDGVVVRETAHGRDLFLPRADLESYAAGHGPLAGILAYEALRIEGHRPRLGFETDHRTIPHELGWIGSAVHLQKGCYRGQETVARVHNLGKPPRRLVFLHLDGSEVHLPVPGTPVKLAADGDEGRQLGFITTSGRHHELGPIALALVKRNVPVDAPLLAGGTAAAQETVVEP